The following proteins are encoded in a genomic region of Canis lupus familiaris isolate Mischka breed German Shepherd chromosome 6, alternate assembly UU_Cfam_GSD_1.0, whole genome shotgun sequence:
- the SRRM2 gene encoding serine/arginine repetitive matrix protein 2 isoform X2 — protein MSIFLHVYLLVFGAVVPPPPPGHGAMYNGIGLPTPRGSGTNGYVQRNLSLVRGRRGERPDYKGEEELRRLEAALVKRPNPDILDHERKRRVELRCLELEEMMEEQGYEEQQIQEKVATFRLMLLEKDVNPGGKEETPGQRPAVTETHQLAELNEKKNERLRAAFGISDSYVDGSSFDPQRRAREAKQPAPEPPKPYSLVRESSSSRSPTPKQKKKKKKKDRGRRSESSSPRRERKKSSKKKKHRSESESKKRKHRSPTPKSKRKSKDKKRKRSRSTTPAPKSRRAHRSTSADSASSSDTSRSRSRSTAAKTHTTALTGRSPSPVSGRRGEGDAPSKEPGTTNTGQPSSPEPSTKQPSSPHEKDKEKEKSGIRPSPSPERSSTGPEPPAPTPLLAEQHGGSPQPLATATLSQEPVNPPSEGSPTRGRSLPKSPEKPPQSSSESCPPSPQPTKVSRHASSSPESPKPAPAPGSRREISSSPASKSRSHGRGKRDKSHSHTPSRRVGRSRSPTATKRGRSRSRTPTKRGHSRSRSPQWRRSRSAQRWGRSRSPQRRGRSRSPQRPGWSRSRNTQRRGRSRSARRGRSHSRSPATRGRSRSRTPARRARSRSRTPARRRSRSRTPARRRSRSRTPARRGRSRSRTPARRRSRTRSPVRRRSRSRSPARRSGRSRSRTPARRGRSRSRTPARRGRSRSRTPARRGRSRSRTPARRGRSRSRTPARRRSRSRSVVRRGRSHSRTPQRRGRSGSSSERKNKSRTSQRRSRSNSSPEMKKSRISSRRSRSLSSPRSKAKSRLSLRRSLSGSSPCPKQKSRTPPRRSRSGSSQPKAKSRTPPRRSRSGSSPPSNQKSKTPSRQSCSSSSPQPKVKSGTPPRQGSVTSPQANEQSATPQIQSRSESSPDPELKSATPSRHSCSGSSPPRVKSSTPPRRSRSGSSSPQPKVKAITSPVQSHSGSSSPSPSRVTSKTPPRQSRSESPCSKMESRLLQRQSRSRSSSPDTKVKPGTPPRQSHSGSTSPCPKVKPQTPSGHSLSESKSPCSQEKSKDSPAQSSGFFSLCPGIKSSTPPGELYFAASSLQQKGQSQTSPDPRSDTSSPEMKQSHSESPSLQSKSQTPLMGGRSRSSSPITELAPKSPARPERRELSSPRLKSGLSPEQSKSQSDSSPYPAMDSKSFLGQSRLEPSELKEKSVLLLQEDFTASSPIPRDKLSPLPVQDKPDSSPVLRETPKTPSRERGGVGSSPDTKDQSALAKPNQDEELMEVVEKSEESSNQVLSHLSPELKEVAGSNFESSPEIEERPTVCLSVDQSQSQTSLEAEVPAVASTWSGPHFSPEHKELSNSPPRENSFGSPLEFRNSGPVAEMNTGFSPEVKEDLNGSFPNQLETDPYIDLKEQSTRSSRRSSSELSPDAVEKAGMSSNQSVSSPVLDAVPRTPSRERSSSASPELKDGLPRTPSRRSRSGSSPGLRDGSGTPSRHSLSGSSPGMKDIPRTPSRGRSECDSSPEPKALPQTPRPRSRSPSSPELNNKGLTPQRERSGSESSVEQKTMARTPLGQRSRSGSSQELDGKPSASPQERSESDSSPDSKAKTRVPLRERSRSGSSIEVESKSRPSPRRSRSGSSPEVKDKPRAAPRAQSGSDSSPEPKAPALRALPRRSRSGSSSKGRGPSPEGSSSSESSPEHPPKSRTARRSSRSSPEPKTKSRTPPRRRSSRSSPELTRKARLSRRSRSASSSPETRSRTPPRRRRSPSVSSPEPAEKSRSSRRRRSASSPRAKTTSRRGRSPSPKPRGLQRSRSRSRREKTRTTRRRDRSGSSQSTSRRRQRSRSRSRVTRRRRGGSGYHSRSPARQESSRTSSRRRRGRSRTPPTSRKRSRSRTSPAPWKRSRSRASPATHRRSRSRTPLVSRRRSRSRTSPVSRRRSRSRTSVTRRRSRSRASPVSRRRSRSRTPPVTRRRSRSRTPTRRRSRSRTPPVTRRRSRSRTPPVTRRRSRSRTSITRRRSRSRTSPVTRRRSRSRTSPVTRRRSRSRTSPVTRRRSRSRTPPAIRRRSRSRTPLLPRKRSRSRSPLAIRRRSRSRTPRTTRGKRSLTRSPPAIRRRSASGSSSDRSRSASPPATRNHSGSRTPPVALNSSRMSCFSRPSMSPTPLDRCRSPGMLEPLGSSRTPMSVLQQAGGSMMDGPGPRIPDHPRTSVPENHAQSRIALALTAISLGTARPPPSMSAAGLAARMSQVPAPVPLMSLRTAPAASLASRIPAASAAAMNLASARTPAIPTAVNLADSRTPAAAAAMNLASPRTAVAPSAVNLADPRTPTAPAVNLAGTRTPAALAALSLTGSGTPPTAANYPSSSRTPQAAAPANLVGPRSTHATAPVNIASSRTPPALAPASLTSARMAPALSGANLTSPRVPLSAYERVSGRTSPPLLDRARSRTPPGGPGSRTPPSALSQSRMTSERAPSPASRMVQASSQCVLPPAQDRPRSPVPSAFSDQSRALLAQTTPAAGSQSLSSGTVAKTTSSADDHNGMLSGPAPGMSHPEGGEPPVSTGAQQSSALAALQPAKERRSSSSSSSSSSSSSSSSSSSSSSSSSSGSSSSDSEGSSLPTQPEVALKRVPSPTPAPKEAVREGRPQEPTPAKRKRRSSSSSSSSSSSSSSSSSSSSSSSSSSSSSSSSSSSSSTSSSPSPAKPGPQALPKPASPKKPPPGERRSRSPRKPIDSLRDSRSLSYSPAERRRPSPQPSPRDQQSSERGSRRGQRGDSRSPGHKRRKETPSPRPVRHRSSRSP, from the exons ATGTCCATTTTCCTGCACGTCTACCTCCTTGTTTTTG GAGCGGTggtgcccccccctccccccgggcacGGGGCCATGTACAACGGGATCGGGCTGCCGACGCCCCGGGGCAGCGGCACCAACGGCTACGTCCAGCGCAACCTGTCCCTGGTGCGGGGCCGCCGGGGTGAGCGGCCTGACTACAAGGGAGAGGAGGAACTGCGGCGCCTGGAGGCTGCCCTGGTGAAGCGGCCTAATCCTGACATCCTGGACCACGAGCGCAAGCGGCGCGTGGAGCTGCGATGCCTCGAGCTGGAAGAGATGATGgaagagcaggg GTACGAGGAACAGCAAATTCAGGAAAAAGTGGCTACCTTTCGACTCATGTTGCTGGAGAAGGATGTGAACCCTGGGGGCAAGGAAGAGACCCCAGGACAGAGGCCAGC ggTAACTGAGACTCACCAGTTGGCAGaactgaatgagaagaaaaatgagcGACTCCGTGCTGCCTTTGGCATCAGTGATTCGTATGTGGATGGCAGCTCTTTTGATCCTCAACGTCGTGCTCGAGAAGCTAAACAACCAGCTCCAGAACCTCCCAAACCTTATAG CCTTGTCCGGGAATCCAGCAGTTCTCGCTCACCAACCccaaagcaaaagaagaaaaaaaagaagaaagatagagGACG CAGGTCAGAGAGCAGCTCTCCtcgaagagaaaggaagaagagctcTAAGAAGAAGAAGCACAG GTCAGAGTCTGAATCCAAAAAACGAAAGCATAG GTCTCCCACTCCAAAGAGCAAACGTAAATCTAAGGACAAGAAGCGGAAGCG GTCTCGAAGTACAACACCAGCCCCCAAGAGCCGCCGGGCCCACCGTTCAACGTCTGCTGACTCTGCTTCCTCTTCCGATACTTCTCGCAGTCG GTCTCGAAGTACGGCAGCAAAAACCCATACAACTGCCTTGACTGGGCGAAGTCCTTCCCCCGTTTCAGGGCGTCGAGGGGAGGGAGATGCGCCTTCTAAAGAACCAGGTACCACTAACACAGGGCAGCCTAGCAGCCCAGAGCCATCTACAAAGCAGCCTAGCAGTCCTcatgaaaaagataaagagaaggag AAATCTGGAATTCGACCTAGCCCCTCTCCGGAAAGGAGCAGCACAGGCCCAGAACCACCTGCTCCCACTCCGCTCCTTGCTGAGCAACATGGCGGCTCCCCACAACCCCTTGCAACAGCCACCTTAAGTCAGGAGCCAGTGAACCCCCCATCTGAGGGTTCCCCAACCAGGGGCCGTTCACTACCTAAGTCTCCTGAGAAACCTCCCCAGTCTTCTTCAGAGAGCTGCCCACCATCCCCTCAACCTACCAAAGTTTCTCGACATGCCAGCTCTTCCCCTGAAAGTCCTAAACCTGCACCGGCTCCTGGGTCCCGCCGAGAGATTTCTTCTTCTCCCGCATCCAAGAGTCGCTCACATGGCCGGGGAAAGCGGGATAAGTCACATTCTCATACCCCTTCTCGAAGAGTGGGGAGGTCCCGTAGCCCTACTGCTACCAAGAGGGGGCGATCTCGGTCTCGAACCCCTACCAAAAGGGGTCATTCTCGGTCCCGGTCCCCTCAGTGGCGTAGGTCCCGGTCTGCACAGAGGTGGGGACGTTCCAGAAGTCCCCAGCGACGTGGCCGCTCTAGGTCTCCTCAGAGACCAGGCTGGTCTAGAAGCAGAAATACCCAGAGAAGAGGCAGGTCTAGATCAGCAAGGCGAGGCAGGTCACACTCTAGATCCCCAGCCACTAGGGGCAGATCACGTTCTAGAACACCAGCCCGTCGGGCCAGGTCTCGCTCTAGAACACCTGCCAGGCGGAGGTCACGATCCAGGACACCTGCCAGACGTAGGTCACGCTCTAGAACACCAGCCCGGCGGGGCAGGTCTCGCTCTAGAACACCTGCTAGGCGCAGATCTAGGACCCGGTCGCCAGTACGACGGAGGTCTCGTAGCAGATCACCAGCCAGGAGAAGTGGCAGGTCACGCTCTAGAACCCCAGCCAGACGGGGTCGGTCACGCTCTAGAACCCCAGCCAGAAGAGGGAGATCTCGGTCTAGAACACCTGCAAGACGAGGACGATCTCGGTCTAGGACACCAGCAAGACGAGGACGATCTCGGTCTAGGACACCTGCAAGACGAAGATCTCGTAGTAGAAGTGTAGTTAGACGAGGAAGATCTCACTCTAGAACACCACAAAGAAGAGGCAGATCTGGTTCATCATCAGAACGGAAGAACAAATCCAGGACGTCACAGAGAAGGAGCAGGTCCAACTCAAGCCCAGAAATGAAAAAGTCTCGCATTTCTTCAAGGCGGAGTAGGTCTCTTTCTTCACCACGGTCCAAAGCAAAATCTCGCTTGTCTTTGAGGCGAAGCCTTTCAGGATCATCTCCATGTCctaaacaaaagtctaggacacCACCAAGGCGCAGTCGCTCTGGATCATCCCAACCAAAAGCTAAGTCCAGAACACCACCGAGGCGAAGTCGGTCTGGTTCTTCACCTCCTTCTAATCAGAAATCTAAGACACCATCAAGACAGAGTTGTTCCAGTTCATCTCCTCAACCTAAAGTGAAGTCTGGAACACCACCAAGGCAAGGGTCTGTAACAAGTCCCCAGGCAAATGAACAATCTGCAACACCACAAATACAGAGCCGTTCAGAATCATCAcctgaccctgagctgaaatctgcAACCCCTTCAAGACATAGCTGCTCCGGGTCCTCTCCTCCTAGAGTAAAATCTAGCACACCTCCGAGACGGAGCCGATCTGGGTCATCCTCTCCACAACCCAAAGTCAAGGCAATAACATCACCAGTCCAAAGCCATTCTGGCTCTTCTTCTCCTAGTCCTAGTAGGGTGACATCTAAAACACCGCCAAGGCAAAGCAGATCAGAGTCTCCTTGCTCCAAGATGGAATCTAGATTGTTGCAAAGACAGAGCCGTTCTAGGTCCTCCTCACCAGATACCAAAGTGAAACCTGGAACACCACCAAGACAAAGTCACTCAGGGTCTACTTCGCCATGCCCTAAAGTAAAGCCCCAAACTCCATCAGGGCACAGTCTTAGTGAATCAAAATCACCATGTTCCCAAGAGAAGTCTAAAGACTCACCAGCACAAAGTTCaggattcttctctctctgtccaggAATAAAGTCTAGCACACCACCAGGAGAGCTGTATTTTGCAGCCTCCTCTTTGCAACAGAAAGGACAATCTCAAACTTCACCAGATCCTAGATCTGATACTTCAAGCCCAGAAATGAAACAGAGTCATTCTGAGTCTCCATCTCTGCAGAGCAAATCTCAGACACCTCTTATGGGTGGCCGGTCCAGGTCCTCCTCTCCAATCACTGAGCTGGCACCCAAATCTCCAGCAAGACCAGAAAGAAGGGAATTGTCAAGTCCTAGGCTAAAATCTGGACTGTCTCCTGAGCAAAGCAAGTCCCAATCTGACTCTTCCCCATATCCTGCAATGGACTCTAAATCTTTTCTGGGGCAGAGTAGATTGGAGCCTTCTGAATTGAAAGAGAAATCAGTCTTACTCCTTCAGGAGGATTTTACTGCATCGTCTCCCATACCAAGAGACAAATTGAGTCCTCTTCCAGTGCAGGATAAGCCTGATTCCTCACCAGTACTCAGAGAAACACCTAAAACCCCGTCAAGGGAAAGAGGTGGTGTTGGATCATCTCCAGATACGAAAGACCAAAGTGCGTTAGCTAAGCCAAACCAAGATGAGGAATTAATGGAAGTGGTAGAGAAATCTGAAGAATCCTCAAACCAGGTTCTCTCCCATTTGTCTCCGGAACTTAAAGAAGTGGCTGGAAGTAACTTTGAATCATCACCTGAAATAGAAGAAAGACCCACTGTGTGTTTGAGTGTTGACCAAAGTCAGTCACAGACTTCTTTGGAAGCAGAAGTCCCTGCAGTGGCCTCAACTTGGAGTGGGCCACATTTTTCTCCAGAACATAAAGAACTGTCTAACTCTCCTCCACGGGAGAATAGCTTTGGGTCACCTTTAGAATTTAGAAACTCAGGCCCTGTTGCAGAAATGAATACTGGATTTTCTCCTGAAGTTAAAGAAGATTTGAATGGCTCTTTTCCTAATCAACTGGAGACAGATCCGTATATAGACCTGAAAGAACAATCAACAAGGTCCTCTAGACGTAGCAGTTCAGAGTTATCCCCAGATGCAGTAGAAAAAGCTGGAATGTCTTCAAATCAGAGTGTTTCTTCACCAGTACTTGATGCAGTACCTAGAACACCATCAAGGGAAAGAAGTAGCTCTGCATCTCCTGAGCTGAAAGATGGTTTACCCAGAACCCCTTCAAGGAGAAGTAGGTCTGGGTCTTCTCCAGGACTTAGAGATGGGTCTGGGACTCCCTCAAGACACAGCTTATCTGGGTCCTCTCCTGGAATGAAAGATATACCTAGAACACCATCCAGGGGGAGAAGTGAATGTGATTCTTCTCCAGAACCAAAAGCTTTGCCTCAGACTCCTAGACCAAGAAGTCGTTCACCATCATCCCCAGAGCTCAACAACAAGGGTCTTACCCcccagagagaaagaagtgggTCAGAATCTTCAGTTGAACAGAAGACTATGGCTAGGACTCCTCTTGGGCAGAGAAGTCGATCGGGATCTTCTCAAGAACTTGATGGGAAACCGAGTGCATCCCCTCAAGAGAGAAGTGAGTCAGACTCTTCTCCAGATTCTAAAGCTAAGACACGAGTACCGCTTAGAGAAAGGAGTCGCTCTGGATCATCTATAGAGGTCGAGAGCAAATCTCGACCTTCTCCTCGGCGCAGTAGATCTGGCTCATCTCCTGAAGTTAAAGATAAGCCAAGAGCAGCACCCAGGGCACAGAGTGGTTCTGATTCCTCTCCTGAACCCAAGGCTCCTGCCCTTCGAGCTCTTCCCAGACGAAGCAGATCGGGGTCATCAAGTAAAGGCAGAGGCCCTTCTCCTGAAGGAAGCAGCAGTTCAGAGTCCTCTCCAGAACACCCACCCAAATCTAGAACTGCTAGAAGAAGCTCTAGGTCATCACCAGAGCCCAAGACCAAATCCCGTACTCCACCTCGCCGTCGCAGTTCTCGATCATCTCCTGAGCTGACTAGGAAGGCCAGACTCTCTCGTAGAAGCCGCTCTGCATCATCCTCACCAGAGACCCGTTCTAGAACTCCACCAAGACGCAGAAGAAGTCCTTCAGTGTCTTCTCCAGAGCCAGCTGAAAAGTCCAGATCCTCTCGCCGTCGGCGCTCAGCTTCATCCCCACGTGCTAAGACAACTTCAAGGAGGGGCCGTTCTCCTTCACCAAAGCCTCGCGGGCTCCAGAGGTCCCGTTCCCGCTCAAGGAGGGAGAAAACCAGAACGACTCGACGTCGAGATAGGTCTGGATCTTCTCAGTCAACCTCTCGGAGAAGACAGCGGAGCCGGTCAAGGTCTCGGGTCACTCGGCGGCGGAGGGGAGGTTCTGGTTACCATTCAAGGTCTCCTGCCCGGCAGGAGAGTTCCCGAACTTCTTCCCGACGTCGAAGAGGTCGTTCTCGGACACCCCCAACCAGTCGGAAGCGGTCCCGCTCACGCACCTCACCAGCCCCGTGGAAACGGTCAAGGTCTCGGGCCTCTCCCGCCACTCACAGGCGATCCCGGTCCAGAACACCGCTGGTTAGCCGCCGTAGGTCTAGGTCTCGAACTTCACCAGTCAGTCGGAGACGATCAAGGTCCAGGACATCAGTGACTCGACGAAGATCTCGATCCAGAGCATCCCCAGTGAGTCGAAGGCGATCCAGGTCTAGAACACCACCAGTAACCCGCCGTCGTTCAAGGTCCAGAACACCAACACGCCGCCGCTCCCGTTCTAGAACTCCGCCAGTGACCCGAAGAAGGTCTAGATCTAGGACTCCACCAGTAACCAGGAGGCGATCTCGAAGCAGAACTTCTATCACTCGCAGAAGATCAAGATCCAGGACATCTCCAGTCACCCGTAGGAGATCTCGATCTCGCACATCTCCGGTAACTCGAAGGAGGTCCCGCTCTCGAACCTCTCCAGTCACACGCCGCCGATCACGGTCCCGAACACCTCCAGCTATTCGGCGCCGCTCCAGGTCTCGGACCCCACTGTTGCCACGCAAACGGTCTCGAAGTCGCTCTCCACTTGCTATCCGCCGCCGTTCTAGATCCCGTACTCCGCGAACAACTCGGGGCAAGCGGTCCTTAACAAGATCTCCTCCTGCCATCCGAAGGCGTTCTGCATCTGGAAGCAGTTCCGATCGCTCACGGTCTGCTAGTCCTCCAGCAACAAGGAATCATTCTGGTTCTCGGACACCTCCAGTAGCACTCAATAGCTCTAGAATGAGCTGCTTCAGTCGTCCTAGCATGTCACCAACACCTCTGGACCGCTGTAGATCACCTGGAATGCTCGAACCCCTTGGCAGTTCTAGAACACCCATGTCTGTCCTGCAGCAAGCTGGTGGCTCCATGATGGATGGTCCAGGTCCCCGAATTCCTGATCACCCAAGAACATCTGTGCCAGAAAATCATGCACAGTCAAGAATTGCACTTGCCCTGACAGCCATCAGTCTTGGCACTGCGCGGCCACCTCCATCCATGTCCGCTGCTGGCCTTGCTGCAAGAATGTCCCAAGTTCCAGCTCCAGTGCCTCTCATGAGTCTCAGAACGGCCCCAGCTGCCAGCCTTGCCAGCAGGATTCCTGCAGCCTCTGCAGCAGCCATGAACCTGGCCAGTGCCAGGACACCTGCCATACCAACAGCAGTGAACCTGGCTGATTCAAGAACACCAGCTGCTGCAGCAGCCATGAACTTGGCCAGCCCCAGAACAGCAGTGGCACCCTCTGCTGTGAACCTTGCTGACCCTCGCACCCCTACAGCTCCAGCTGTGAACCTAGCAGGAACCAGAACCCCAGCTGCTCTGGCAGCTTTGAGTCTCACCGGCTCTGGCACACCCCCAACTGCTGCAAACTATCCTTCCAGCTCCAGAACACCCCAGGCTGCAGCGCCTGCAAACCTGGTGGGTCCTAGATCTACACATGCCACAGCTCCTGTGAATATTGCCAGCTCAAGAACCCCTCCTGCCTTGGCACCTGCAAGCCTCACCAGTGCTAGAATGGCTCCAGCCTTGTCTGGCGCAAACCTTACCAGCCCCAGGGTGCCCCTCTCTGCTTATGAGCGCGTTAGTGGTAGAACCTCACCACCGCTTCTTGACCGAGCCAGATCCAGAACCCCACCAGGAGGGCCAGGTTCCAGAACCCCACCATCTGCCCTGAGCCAGTCTAGAATGACCTCTGAGCgggctccctctcctgcctctagAATGGTCCAGGCTTCCTCACAGTGTGTTCTTCCTCCAGCTCAGGATAGACCTAGGTCACCTGTGCCATCTGCTTTTTCTGACCAGTCCCGAGCTTTGCTTGCCCAGACCACTCCTGCAGCAGGGTCTCAGTCCCTTTCCTCTGGGACAGTGGCCAAGACCACGTCTTCTGCTGATGACCACAATGGCATGctctctggccctgcccctggcATGTCCCATCCTGAGGGTGGGGAACCACCTGTCTCCACGGGGGCCCAGCAGTCTTCTGCATTGGCCGCCCTGCAGCCGGCAAAGGAGCGGCggagttcctcctcctcctcctcctccagctcctcttcCTCATCGTCGTCATCAtcgtcctcttcctcctcctcctcttccggTTCCAGTTCTAGCGACTCAGAGGGCTCTAGCCTTCCTACTCAACCTGAGGTAGCACTGAAGAG GGtacccagccccaccccagccccaaagGAGGCTGTTCGAGAGGGACGTCCTCAGGAGCCTACCCCAGCCAAGCGGAAGAGGCGCTCTAGTAGCTCCAGTTCcagctcttcctcttcctcttcatcttcctcctcgtcctcctcctcttcctcctcttcctcctcctcttcctcctcctcctcttcctcctcttctacttcttcctccccctcccctgctaaGCCTGGCCCTCAGGCCTTGCCCAAACCTGCAAGCCCTAAGAAGCCGCCCCCTGGTGAGCGGAG GTCCCGTAGCCCCCGGAAGCCAATAGACTCTCTCCGAGACTCTCGGTCTCTCAGCTACTCGCCTGCGGAGCGCCGCCGCCCCTCGCCCCAGCCCTCGCCACGGGACCAGCAGAG CAGTGAGCGGGGTTCCCGCAGAGGCCAGCGTGGGGACAGCCGCTCCCCAGGCCACAAGCGCAGGAAGGAGACACCCAGCCCCCGGCCTGTGCGGCACCGTTCCTCCAG GTCTCCTTGA